From a region of the Haloferax volcanii DS2 genome:
- a CDS encoding Lrp/AsnC family transcriptional regulator, which yields MDLDATDRAILRILMEDARTPFSEIARRIDMSSATVHDRVGRMEDAGVIEGYHAHVDPRQVGLGTSALVGFRVKQGREKEALQQLRDIDGVQEINLTTGEWDVMLRVYAEDTDALRELMFDHIAELDGFSRSQTMVILGTEYDDPVLPIREPDDED from the coding sequence ATGGACCTCGACGCGACGGACCGGGCGATTCTCCGGATTCTGATGGAGGACGCGCGGACCCCGTTCAGCGAAATCGCCCGCAGAATCGATATGTCGAGCGCGACGGTTCACGACCGGGTCGGCCGGATGGAAGACGCCGGCGTCATCGAGGGCTACCACGCCCACGTCGACCCGCGGCAGGTCGGGCTGGGAACCTCCGCGCTGGTCGGCTTCCGGGTGAAACAGGGCCGCGAGAAGGAGGCGCTCCAGCAGCTCCGCGACATCGACGGCGTCCAAGAGATTAACCTCACCACCGGCGAGTGGGACGTGATGCTCCGGGTGTACGCCGAGGACACCGACGCCCTGCGCGAGCTCATGTTCGACCACATCGCCGAACTCGACGGCTTCTCGCGGTCCCAGACGATGGTCATCCTCGGGACCGAGTACGACGACCCGGTGTTGCCGATTCGCGAGCCGGACGACGAGGACTGA
- a CDS encoding YcaO-like family protein produces the protein MDIGLVGSGPAAESIRAACADIDATVVESTPDSLGSFDLGFVVAAAGSDAFDTADEAASRWLAVEIGGVGGHAVPDLDAAVSAFDPESADFAALRARVASTTESEGRPGGDRAAVRLAGAVAGRRGIALLSGDDVAGTVVEVSGPERSFLPTPSPTERDRTLDRDFRAVELDDALARAESAVDDRVGIVRQVGERESFPLPYYVAQTADTTVYADARAAELAGGAAAGWDEAYMKALGEALERYSAGVYRTSEFAVAPAASRPAAVPPSRFVRPDSFRDPDPDEPIQWVEGEDLATGATVSLPAEFVHYPPPSERHKPSITTGLGLGNSGTEAILSGLYEVVERDATMLAWYSTFDPLGLDVTDETFETLAARARSESLEVTALLVTQDVDVPVVAVAVHRDGEWPKFAMGSGADLDANRAARSALAEALQNWTELRGMGPEQAATQGGAIATYADFPKPARTFVSPDATIPADSVGPDETPEGAAELDAVVSAVTDAGLDAYAARTTPRDVARLGFEAVRVVVPAAQPLFIGEPYFADRAESVPRDLGFEPRLDREFHPFP, from the coding sequence ATGGACATCGGACTCGTCGGGAGCGGCCCCGCCGCCGAGTCGATTCGCGCGGCGTGCGCCGACATCGATGCGACGGTCGTGGAGTCGACCCCCGACTCGCTCGGTTCGTTCGACCTCGGATTCGTCGTCGCCGCGGCCGGAAGCGACGCCTTCGACACGGCCGACGAAGCCGCTTCGCGCTGGCTCGCGGTCGAAATCGGCGGCGTCGGCGGACACGCCGTCCCCGACCTCGACGCGGCCGTCTCGGCGTTCGACCCCGAAAGCGCCGACTTCGCGGCCCTCCGGGCGCGGGTCGCGTCTACCACGGAGTCTGAGGGTCGCCCCGGCGGCGACCGTGCGGCCGTTCGACTCGCCGGCGCGGTGGCCGGGCGGCGCGGCATCGCGCTCCTCTCGGGCGACGACGTGGCCGGGACCGTCGTCGAAGTCTCCGGCCCCGAGCGGTCGTTTCTCCCGACTCCGTCGCCGACGGAGCGGGACAGAACTCTCGACCGCGACTTCCGCGCCGTCGAGCTAGACGACGCGCTCGCGCGGGCCGAATCGGCCGTTGACGACCGCGTCGGCATCGTCAGGCAGGTCGGGGAGCGCGAGTCGTTCCCGCTTCCGTACTACGTCGCGCAGACGGCGGACACGACGGTGTACGCCGACGCTCGGGCGGCCGAACTCGCCGGCGGCGCGGCCGCCGGCTGGGACGAGGCCTACATGAAGGCGCTCGGCGAGGCGCTCGAACGCTATTCGGCGGGCGTCTACCGAACCAGCGAGTTCGCCGTCGCGCCCGCGGCGTCCCGGCCGGCCGCGGTGCCGCCGAGTCGCTTCGTCAGACCCGACTCCTTCCGCGACCCCGACCCCGACGAACCGATTCAGTGGGTCGAAGGCGAGGACCTCGCGACCGGGGCGACCGTCTCGCTCCCGGCGGAGTTCGTCCACTATCCGCCGCCGTCGGAGCGACACAAGCCGTCGATTACGACCGGTCTCGGCCTCGGTAACTCCGGGACCGAGGCGATTCTCTCGGGGCTCTACGAGGTCGTCGAGCGCGACGCGACGATGCTCGCGTGGTACTCGACGTTCGACCCGCTCGGGCTGGACGTGACGGACGAGACGTTCGAGACGCTGGCGGCCCGCGCCCGCTCTGAGTCCCTCGAGGTGACTGCGCTCCTCGTGACGCAGGACGTGGACGTGCCGGTCGTGGCGGTGGCGGTCCACCGCGACGGCGAGTGGCCGAAGTTCGCCATGGGCTCCGGCGCGGACCTCGACGCGAACCGCGCCGCTCGGTCGGCGCTGGCCGAGGCGCTTCAGAACTGGACCGAACTGCGCGGCATGGGGCCAGAGCAGGCAGCGACGCAGGGCGGCGCGATTGCGACCTACGCCGACTTCCCGAAGCCGGCACGGACGTTCGTCTCGCCGGACGCGACCATCCCCGCGGACTCGGTCGGTCCCGACGAAACCCCCGAAGGCGCGGCCGAACTCGACGCGGTCGTCTCGGCGGTCACAGACGCCGGTCTCGACGCCTACGCGGCGCGGACCACCCCGCGCGACGTGGCGCGCCTCGGCTTCGAGGCGGTTCGCGTGGTCGTGCCGGCGGCGCAACCGCTGTTTATCGGTGAGCCGTACTTCGCTGACCGCGCCGAGTCGGTGCCGCGAGACCTCGGCTTCGAGCCGCGACTGGACCGCGAGTTCCACCCGTTCCCGTAG
- the tbsP gene encoding transcriptional regulator TbsP — protein sequence MTIRSNLLAEGVEDIIQSVLSSSEDEVLVANPTAEVIEGLVAVATDIDGDLPEIRLVADEGVLKDVLDDFIVASNAANLVADGALSMRTAADEVENTLFVTPNSVVALVAAGDKVAGLVTDDEAFVETAFEAHQAHWEDAPEFKLRTPPLARVRETLGEDISEETLADFDAVLGSLSSARGDGDGLDEVTISLLVAARNEVLLYDISKWGEDVGIASKATFSRTKTKLEELGLIDTEKVPIDVGRPRLRLKLGADELVAAGADELADEAQKLLDA from the coding sequence ATGACTATTCGTTCTAATCTACTCGCTGAGGGGGTAGAAGACATCATCCAGTCCGTCCTCTCCTCGTCGGAAGACGAGGTGTTGGTCGCGAACCCGACCGCCGAGGTCATCGAGGGGCTCGTCGCCGTGGCGACAGACATCGACGGCGACCTCCCGGAAATTCGGCTCGTCGCCGACGAGGGCGTCCTGAAGGACGTGCTCGACGACTTCATCGTCGCCTCGAACGCCGCGAACCTCGTCGCCGACGGCGCGCTCTCGATGCGAACCGCCGCCGACGAAGTCGAGAACACGCTGTTCGTCACGCCGAACTCGGTCGTCGCGCTCGTCGCCGCCGGGGACAAGGTCGCCGGCCTCGTCACCGACGACGAGGCGTTCGTCGAGACGGCGTTCGAAGCTCATCAGGCCCACTGGGAGGACGCCCCCGAGTTCAAGCTCCGGACGCCGCCGCTCGCGCGCGTTCGCGAGACGCTCGGCGAGGACATCAGCGAAGAGACGCTCGCCGATTTCGACGCCGTGCTCGGCTCGCTGTCGTCGGCCCGCGGCGACGGCGACGGCCTCGACGAGGTGACCATCTCGCTGCTCGTCGCCGCCCGCAACGAGGTCCTCCTCTACGATATCTCGAAGTGGGGCGAGGACGTGGGCATCGCCAGCAAGGCGACGTTCTCCCGGACGAAGACGAAGCTCGAAGAGCTCGGCCTCATCGACACCGAGAAAGTTCCTATCGACGTCGGCCGCCCGCGACTCCGCCTGAAGCTCGGCGCGGACGAACTCGTCGCCGCCGGCGCGGACGAACTGGCCGACGAGGCCCAGAAACTGCTCGACGCGTAG
- a CDS encoding DUF63 family protein, with the protein MGLDSERLWGLGVAAILVALVGGSLAFPRVVYDGFVWHYFWGPVQADANSAVCAVRAGGVTQYLDTASACTAAAEPVAYPGYTLVSEVGYMVTLVIALSGVVFLLRRLDIGERPRFFYALFPFMLFGGAFRVVEDANDAPGVADALITYPLNTLVISPVIYVTVFAITLVAVVGSVLAERRGLVDDYVKPLFGAGLAVLAVTLGYLLWAGLTGAQGATFYPQVLVVILVGATLTAAATWWLVERFAPEVNEGTGYIGLVVIWGHAIDGVANVIGLDWMTDLGAGHNLVPKHPVNQAVVDFTSSTLPESVLAVTGDAWPFLLVKLVAATAVVWVFDEQIFEDSPRYAILLLIAVLAVGLGPGSRDMLRATFGV; encoded by the coding sequence ATGGGTCTCGACTCCGAGCGCCTCTGGGGGCTCGGCGTCGCGGCCATCCTCGTCGCCCTCGTCGGCGGGTCGCTCGCGTTCCCTCGCGTCGTCTACGACGGCTTCGTCTGGCACTACTTCTGGGGACCCGTCCAAGCCGACGCGAACTCGGCCGTCTGCGCGGTTCGCGCGGGCGGCGTCACCCAGTACCTCGACACGGCGTCGGCGTGCACCGCCGCGGCCGAACCCGTCGCGTACCCCGGCTACACGCTCGTCTCCGAGGTCGGCTACATGGTCACGCTCGTCATCGCCCTCTCGGGCGTCGTGTTCCTCCTCCGCCGCCTCGACATCGGTGAGCGCCCGCGGTTCTTCTACGCCCTCTTCCCGTTCATGCTGTTCGGCGGCGCGTTCCGCGTGGTCGAGGACGCCAACGACGCCCCCGGCGTCGCCGACGCCCTCATCACCTACCCGCTGAACACGCTCGTCATCAGCCCGGTCATCTACGTGACCGTCTTCGCAATCACGCTCGTCGCCGTCGTCGGGAGCGTCCTCGCCGAGCGGCGGGGCCTCGTCGACGACTACGTGAAACCCCTGTTCGGGGCCGGTCTCGCTGTGCTCGCGGTCACGCTCGGCTACCTCCTGTGGGCCGGTCTCACCGGCGCGCAGGGCGCGACGTTCTACCCGCAGGTGCTCGTCGTCATCCTCGTCGGCGCGACGCTCACCGCCGCGGCGACGTGGTGGCTCGTCGAGCGCTTCGCCCCCGAAGTCAACGAGGGGACGGGATACATCGGTCTCGTCGTCATCTGGGGCCACGCCATCGACGGCGTGGCGAACGTCATCGGCCTCGATTGGATGACCGACCTCGGCGCGGGGCACAACCTCGTCCCGAAGCACCCGGTGAATCAGGCGGTCGTCGACTTCACCTCCTCCACGCTCCCCGAGTCGGTGCTGGCCGTCACGGGCGACGCGTGGCCGTTCCTGCTCGTCAAACTCGTGGCCGCGACGGCCGTCGTCTGGGTGTTCGACGAGCAGATATTCGAGGATAGCCCGCGCTACGCAATCTTGCTTCTCATCGCCGTCCTCGCGGTCGGGCTCGGGCCGGGGAGCCGCGACATGCTCCGCGCGACGTTCGGCGTCTAA